AGATGGTGGCAGGGTTGTTTCAAGCCACAGGTTGGCCTTCTGTGGTAGCAGTTATTGGAAACTGGTTTGGGAAGAGGAAGAGAGGGTTGATAATGGGGATTTGGAACGCGCACACATCGGTTGGGAACATTAGTGGTTCACTTCTTGCGGCCAGTGTTCTGGACCATGGTTGGGGCTGGTCTTTCATGGTCCCCGGTGCTCTGATTGTGTTTGGAGGGATTGTTGTGTACTTGTTTCTTGCTGCGTACCCGGAGGACGTTGGATTTGCGACGATTCACAGCGTTGGATCGGATGTCATGCCGGAATCTTTGGTTCCTGTAGACGATGAAGAGGCTCCTGAGGGGAAATGTGCTCAGAGGCAGGGTTCCATGTGTAGGAGGAGCATTGGGCTTGCTGAGGCTTGTATGATACCCGGTGTCATTCCATTTGCGCTCTGTCTTTTCTTTGCCAAGCTTGTCGCCTATACTTTCTTATATTGGTTGCCATTTTACTTGACTCAAACAGGTGATTATACTTGCATCTTATTATCTTTTCATTCATATATACATTTGTTTGTTTCCTCCATTTCCCTTGAAAGCTCACACACCCCTTAATTAAGGGTTCTATGTATGTTGTGGCTTATGTAAGACATATTTAAATCTATCTTCCATAAACCTACGAGAGTCAGGCTTAGGGATTAGGaagaatataatatatatatacacatctACACACTAAGAGCTTTCCCCAACATTTCAAGTTGCAATTTTGGTCATGGGTTAGTATCGAGCAGGATGTGAATATCTTGCCTAAGTATGATTAGGAAGAACTAATTCATTAGATGTGTTGAACTAGTTTCTACCCTCTTATTGAACTTGTAGTGGTCCTGGAATTCCTCAACAAAGATCAGAATATAACAGTTGGATTGCATAGTTGACCCCTAAGTAAAACAtgttcttttttgtttttcttataaGCTGCCCAAATTTTCATCTTTTTATCTTGCAGAAATTGGAGGGGAGTACCTCTCGGTAAAAGCTGCCGGGAACATTTCCACCATGTTCGATTTAGGAGGCATTTTTGGGGGTATTCTTGCTGGTTACCTGTCGGATAAACTCGATGCCCGTGCTATTACTGCAGCGAGCTTTATGTATGCAGCAATTCCTTCGATGCTTTTGTACCGATGTTATGGAAGTGTTTCGATGACAATCAACATTGCCCTTATGGCGTTAACTGGTTTACTTGTAAATGGTCCTTATGCACTTATCACCACTGCTGTCTCTGCGGACCTGGGGACACATAGTTCTCTTAGAGGAGATTCTCGAGCTCTTGCTACTGTCACTGCTATAATAGATGGTACGGGATCAGTTGGTGCAGCGCTTGGTCCCCTTCTTACTGGCTTCATTTCAACAAGGGGATGGAATGAAGTTTTCCTTATGCTAACCATTGGTGCTTTTATTGCTGGACTTCTTCTTACACGTTTGGTCATAGCTGAAATTGCAGAGAAGTCTGGCCAAAATTTATACAGGGAACAGCAAAATTCTGGAGGTAATAttagtttaaatattttaaatatcacCTTTTGGTTATCTCAAATGTGCATTCGGTGGAAGCATTTCCCAAGTACTATGTCTTACCTTATCACATACATCGCATCCCTAGTCCTTAGTTATTTTTACATAATTCTCAGTGTATGAATGTCTAGAAACTTTGGTACATTTTTTTTGGGGTATGTTAAAATGTTTAAATGTATTAAAACAAATGTAGTTAGAAAGTCATATTACCATGGGTTTATATTTTAAGAGTGTTGACTTAGCCTCCTTATATTCTTAACAATcatcataatttaaaattccACTCACAGTGACAAGCATTGGTATATACTATATATACAACAAAACATGGGAAGTGAAATTTAAAATTGGGAGGATATTTAGGTAAATGTTGGACAGCAGGAGTTAAATCCTGTATGCATGTATCATTGCTTCTGTTTTTGTTACTTCATCTCCTCTTACCAAAATATTAAAGGAGTTGCAACCTCTTGTTTGTTGCTATTGATGATTAAGCCAAATTCTGCTTGAATTTTGAACTTAGAATGTATCCACCTGAACCCTGCGGTTCTTCTTTTGCAGTTCAACCACTTCTACAGGAGCAAAGGTGACGGTAACAGTGACACTGTTGAGTGCCTCATGAATATTCAAATATACTTCTCCAACACTTGAGGCTGTATCTGTAATATGAGAGAAAGTTGCAAGGTTTTTGTTTTCGATAGATTTTAGTAGCCATTTTATATCTCTGTTTCTCTTATGATGTATATTCCCTAGTGATAAGCTAAGTTAACCAGCAAGTAGAAGACCAAATCCATGATTCTGCAGCTCTTCATTTTGTTCTATGGAGGGATTCCACAAGGAATCATGGCTCACACTATTCAAGAATGAAACTTGATTCCCATTCATCTTAAATTGACTTTCCTATGGGAATACTTGATTATATTATGTTTCTAAAGTTTCATATTATGAATATGGTTATGAATATTCTTTATAATAATTTTGGTAGTTTTCTCTCGTTTGGCTAGAGTATGGGGTAACATCTTCAACTTTAAGATAATAATATCGGGAGTAAACTGTTAAGTTGGCACACCAAAAATTTTGGCTCTAACGAAAATTAACGAAAATAAACCTAACATGAATGACAAATtagttcttaaaaaaaattgaaaaaattgacAAAAACAATCCGACATTAATTACTATAAAAGAATGTTGAGATGACAATCAGAAAAGATTAGGGGTGAGAAGCGGGCTAATCCGTCCCACTTTGTTCAGccaatttgttttttttttttttttggggggaaattattaaatattaaaaatatatataattttacaaataatttttaaagacaaaaaatttataatttttaaatttatagacactaaaatatttataattttaaatatctaataaatatgaTTATCAActaaattttttgaaacaaaataataaaagtaatattattcaaaatatataattaaatattattcaAGTCTCTAATCAATTAAATATGGTTCAAATTAtaacttaaaataaaatgaataaacaTTCAAAAAAACATTAAAGTCAAGTTTGCCGACAAGTCCGTCCCCCTTCCAAAATCAGTAAATTAGGCAGGTTTTTTGGGCGAGTTATGCTAGTTAGCCGGGTAAATTTGACCCATTTAACACTCCTACAAAAGATGACATGgcaaatttaaattattttaaaattattaaaatcctatttttttaaattagtaatataattacattttttttagtttcctAACTCGTCAAttctttataaaatttttagttagttacttTTTTTTCTAATCCTCAGAAGATCATCAAAAAACGATACGATAAACCGTACAAAAAATTTGGGGATGTCTCTCTTTCAATAAAGAAGTTTTGGTTTAAGGAGTGAAAGGTAAAAACTAACATATatatcatgcaaatcatataaATTATTTCAAGAACAAAATAAGTTATTTTCTTGTCTTATCTTATATGTGCAAAGCCACTTTTCTTATCAATGATAATGATGAGGAGTCTTTTTGGAGGGCTTTCAAGTATAGGACTAGTAAGCGATTTAGCCAAATGATGTCGGATATCAATAAGGGTATAGATACAACCCACGAATGGTTAATCCCTGTTTACCAAAAAGTGTTAGAAATGTACTGaaaagcagatgaaaaatgaaaaattataaaaaaaaaaaaagtaagggAGAATTGAACGTCACTCTTAGGTGGTTCTGTTCATTGCGGAGAGAATAATAACGTAATTTAAGTGGTTTTAGATCTTATTTAATAGACATATATTTATGTGAAACTTTTCTTAGTTTGTGTTTTATGCTAAATAAAAGAAGCATTTGGGTTGTACACCAACCTACaagaaaattttcaagaaaatcCACACACTTAAAAGTGACATGTCCAAATGGGTGGACAAACGCTCTCAAAACACTCATGTGAGATAGATatagtataaatattaaattattaattaattaaaatgttaTATAAATGTAGCCCACGAATTTGTTTGTTTCTGCATTTGCTTTATGATTTCCTTATAAACTTAGTCTCTAATTCATGAAATTTTAGgaattgttattatttttaggtTAGATTGGCACTTTTAGAGTTGCTGGCCTTAAGTGTATAAATGTGACATTGTTAAACAATTAACCGGTGCTAATGAGTAATGAAATTTTAGGGATTGAGGATTGTTCCGTGAGATTGTGGATTTAGGGAAGTGTTGTTAATGTGCACTTTGGAATTCACTGTGTTGATTAGTTTCGAGCTTCAAACATGAAGGGGTTGCATTCTTATGTGTATGTTTTATTTCTTGGTTAGTTTCAAGCTTCAAACATGAAGGAGTTGCATTCTTATGTGCATGTTTTATTTGTTGAATGTATCTGCATGACCCATAATTGTTAACATCAGTTCTTGTTTCTTTAATTGTCATTTATAGTTTGCAAGTTTGTATCTTTTGTCGTGTTTATTCTTAAATTTCTGTTAGATTATGTAATGGCATTGCAATAAGCATTAGAATTAAGTTTTATCTTCCCCCGTCAATGCTTGATAAACAATTCTTCCATTTTTGGAATTTTCACTAATCTCTATGCTCTGAAGACTTCCAATACACTTAAAAAATTTACTTGTGTTTTTGACCTCCCTCAAAACATAATCAGGTGGCTGTCCTGTGCAATATATTCAGAAAATCTAAAACCTTATTCAAAGCAGGGAAACAAAGGAAGCTAACTGATTTAAATactagaataaaataaaattgtttagGTTTTATTATGGCTTGTtctttatttaaagaaattggCATGCCTGGTTATAGTTGGGAGACAGTAACTATATAAGATGTTACTACTTACTAGCATCCCAATTGCTATTGGAATAGAAAAATTGAATATAGTAGATAAGTAAAGAGAATCAAAGAGgaaaaatatctataaaaaaatatcaaataagaAGAGGTATAAAGTGTTAGAGAAGAAGCTACGCGTTATATATAACCCCAGTTGGTTGTTTTTGCTCGTGTAGAGTAATTCTTATCCTCcatcttttattattctttctCTTACATTAATTTTGTTGtaatcattattattgttatatgaTTTTGAAGCCCgtattaaattgaattaaattaaatctaTATACTATATGTATATGTCGTGCCACCATTTACAATTATGATGATTTAGCCTACTTGTACATATTTAGGCACTAAAACATACTATTCAAGTAGAATTGTTTAACATGAAATCAAGTAGAATAGTATATAGgcttttatataattaatataatcatTATACAAtagaaaaagttaaaaaaaaattagcagAAGTTTAGACTCAACATGCCAAGGCTCAAGCACAAAAATGGAGTTACCACCAATTAATAAGgacttataaaaaaaaatagaatttataaaaaaaatattttttagttttattaagTTTGGAGCCACTTCTATTAAATCTATATCTAGAAGAGCATCTATAAATTAAAGTTTTGTTTTTGATTTGCGGAAACAGATTTATAATCTCAATGAAGAATTTTTTTAGCATATTACTCAATAGACAGATGAGCATATTAGTAAGTTGTTAGACACACGTTTGACTCTTTTGGAAAAGACTCAAAAAGTTAAAGAAGTTAAATCGAATAATTGAAAAGGCCAAAGAGAAAAAGCTGAAACAAAAGAGATGGAATGAAACATATATTAGTTATTACAAGATGGTTAGAATGTCAAGTAGTTCCAGTGCTGTTCCACTACCACCCGTGCCGCTGCCACCCTCAATCTTTTCGGATGAggattatgatgatgatgaggatgaagatgacACTGAGGACTATAGCTGATAGTTTTAGTATGATTAAACAATACACTGAGGATTATAATTGATATGTCAATAcactttgtttatgttttgaattgacTTGCATAGTTTGATAATacgatgaatttgtttattttttgaaatattataaatgtTTAAATACAAGTTGGATAAAAATTGGAtgaaaatttgttttaattaaattcatatttttttttgtatgaagTCAGGTTTATTTTGTAAAGGAAAAGTCTAAAAAAGTTTCTGTTTTACCTTACTGACAgatttataaacaaaaaattcatttgtATTTAGAATTATAAATGTTTTTTCAAGCTCTAATAATCGACAGAAAATCTATCGAAAAATTTGACACAAGTTATTGacaaaaaatttatcaaaaaatttgaCTTTTTAACCAAACAAAGGGATGTTAGTAATggtgaaaaagagaaaaattcgtCGGTAATTACCGATGAAAAAATTTGTcagtaaataattttttacgaaatttttattgatgaataaaattatcggtaacaaaaaatttgtctATAATAAAGATTAAATCTATCTATAAATTCATTTGTAATAAGCAATTTTTTAGTAGTATTAGTTTCGAAAGTATGTTGAACATTGCTGGCACATGGTCATCACCTTACActcaaaatatcttattttaaaattcttcGGTAAACAACGCTGATAGAAATTTGTGTCTGACATTTCGAATCTATTTAAAACCAAATCTACCAATATTTATTAACATGAGATTCTTTAGTACATTTAGAACTTCTAAACAGCAAGTATGCAACATCGTAGAAGAGCTTACTCAAATTTACCTCCCTTCTCGCCATTTTTTATTATCCCATTTGGGTTAACAACCACAAAGAAAAATTCTATTGGCTATGTCTATGAATATAGGAGAAGGGAATATAGTGTACAGATTAATTGTGATGAGTTATGGTGCTTGTAACTTTTTATATAGGTAAAATATTTTGGATGTAACTATTTAAGATGGAGAATATCGGATTTATTTTGGCCACATCTCAAGACAACTGTCTTCAAATTTCAGAGTCTAAACACCCAAAATATGTGCAAGCTTCTGAAAAAAGCTTGATCTAAGGTACACCTACGATCTTTGGTTAAGGAATGGTGGCATATCATAGATGCACAACATTTGAGTTAcaactttaattttcattttggCAATGTATTCGAGATATGACATGGGTATTTAAATTGGTAAATACTCTGCACATTACACgtattcataaattaaaaactaTAGCAAACTTTTACAACTTTGCCAGTTATTCCTCAGTCGACATGTATCCTTCAAAATAATCACAAATAAAATCTATATAAAATTTGGAATAGATTATTAAACtaatactaaaaaatttataCCGCTGACAAAAATAACAGTTAAAGATATGAATGACAAATAAACAtttgaattattaaaaaatatgacaaaaataagtaataaataatatttttttataaataacaaattttttatatttagtaaatGATTTATATATTAGATTCGAATTTTTATAGCGatatttgaataattatttaaaaagtacATGAAAATCGaagcaaaattcaattaatatatttttattttttttaaaatttgatcatttacaaatttttttaaaaattcaccagacaaaattaacaaatataaaacgtaaaaaaatttattttttaaataaaatttataaaaaattatatcaaaatataatttttaaaatattttaaaaatatatatttaatatttaattatttttttatatttttaaatcttttaaaaatttatttattgttgttgaaattaatttttattagcaAAATGAACTTTTCATCAGTAGTAGTTTATATAGTTTACTCTTAGTGGCATGGAATTGGAAGGATGGTGTGACACGTGGCAACGTGTGGAGGCTTGTGATGCGTCACCCTTCCCCTCACCTCTTTTGATCGCAAAGCTCCGATACCTTCGGGTCATTTTATAACTCCACTTCCTCACCCCTTTCTTCGATTTCTTCTTCAACCTTCCCTCTCTCGCTTCTCCTTTGGTACAATTCCTCCGGCGACGATCTCTTTCTTCGGTCATTTTCCTCGCCGGCGAACACTTCTTTCCTCCGTTTTCCGCCGAGCTTGTTCAGATTTGAATAATATTTTCAAACCTCAAACGCAGCCATGAATCCTGAATAGTAAGTGCTAATTAACCTCGCTCCCCCCCCTTTCTCCTTCAATTTTCCATGGAATTGCTTCGTGCGTGTTTCTGACTCCACCTTAGTTTAGATCTGATGTCGTCTCATGTGGTGGTAGTGAATTTTTGTCCTTTGTGAAGTGCTGAttcaatttttgtattttttttattcaatataTTCTCTGATGAAATTTCGCTTATGGCGTTGAAGTTGATCACTGATTTAGATCTGTTTTTGTCGACGATAGATCCGTTTGTGAGTGTTTAGTTATTTGTTTGGCTACTTTAGAAATGTTTGTTTCTCTGATCTGTCTTCAGGAATGTTTATTTATTGTGTCTAATTTTTGTGAATGATgttgtttgtttttgaaaattgatttactatTTGAAATTGGAATAAGATGCGGGAAAGGTATTAATTTGTCTTTTAGCTTAAAATATGCGAGTTCTTTAGACTAATCTGTGTGATTGTTGTGAATTATGAATTTCTCATAATTGATAAGCTTGAAGGAAACACAGAGCATTTAGTACTATCAAACAGGTTATAGCGAGGATGAACctaattacatttttttttggCTCAATGATGGTTGTTAGTTATATTTTACACAGATGTCTGCTAATGAGATCTTTTTGTTTCCCTGTTAAACCGATATTAAGTGGGTGGTAGTTGAACTTCTATATATATACGTAGATCTATAAGTGATGGTTGAGCAAGACGTGGCCCTTCCTAAAATAATCTAATTTAGAGGGCTTTTTTTAATCTATTGATGAGGCTTAGATCGATAATTTCTTGTGCAATATGTGCTCAACTAGGCTATAGAGAAATTTTAAAAGGACATGGGCTTGTTTTGTGCAAGCCTATCAGGTTTCATGTGGATTGGTGGTAGACAAACATTGCATAAATCGGAGtcaaatttttagcagaatatgTTGTGGTTGCATGCATTTATCCTACTATTATTATTGATGTCCTATGTAAGTGGCACTTGGGCAACCGACGTTCTACCTTTCCAGAAAGTATTGCTGTGTTGCGTGCTATTCTGCTGTTCCACATGCTAATATTGTGTTGCTGTTTCCCTGCATATTAACATAGCTAAAGGAATGACTGTTTCTTAATATTTTCTTCCCTTTAACCATAACTATGTTTCTGTAGCGACTATTTGTTCAAGCTTTTGCTGATTGGAGATTCCGGTGTGGGCAAGTCATGTCTCCTACTGAGGTTTGCTGTAAGTTTTGAGAGTCTGTCCTTTTTGTTCTTCCTTCAGCTATTATGTGTTTCATGGTCACTTTTTCCCATCAGGAAAGAATGAAGTTGAAAATTCCTGATATTTTCTCTCCATATATATTATGTTGGCCAATGTTCAACGAATTGTTAGAAAAGGCAAGGTTTATACAAAACAAGAAGTTTTGCCTTGAGGCTAACATCTTTGTATGGACTGCATTATATTTTGATAAGTTACATGtttaattctaatattatattttgCTGTCAAACAGGATGACTCATATCTTGACAGCTATATCAGTACCATCGGAGTTGACTTTGTAAGCATTCATGCCCATCCCTTAAcctcatttcatgttctttcaACACATTTATGAATAACTGACTAATTATTTACCATGCTCTCTTCTGCAGAAAATTCGCACTGTGGAACAAGATGGAAAAACTATTAAACTTCAAATTGTAAGCTCATGCTAATATTAATGTTATTTGGATATTGAACTTTGCTCAGTCATTTTTTAACGAACAATTGATTCATTTCAATGTGCTTTTCTCCCTGTAAATTGCCTCTTTTGAAATTTTCTCATTTAGTTGTTATTCTTATTCATCAATATAAATGTGTGTATAAAGAGGTCAATGTAAGATTATGTCCTATGTACTAAAGAAAGTCTCTTTTAATGtccaatataattattattctatGGGTCATTTTCTAAGAGGTTCATTGTTGTATACAGTCACCAATTGTGTCATTGGTTAATCCTTGAGGGATTCATGGTACCAATAGAAAGCAGGAAATTGAGTCCCCCACAACCCTTCCCATAATTATTCTGGGATTGGTGCTGTTCTTGTTTCTGTAAGGTTGTAATTGTTTACAGATTTTCTGCCTTCCTTAATAATGTATAGTGGGACACTGCTGGTCAAGAACGTTTCCGTACTATCACTAGCAGCTACTATCGTGGGGCCCATGGCATTATAGTGAGTATTTATGAATCGGTCCTTCCCCTGTAGTTCCCtctatgattattttttattttgggagaCATTGGTGTGATCCGTGACTTTTTTGCAGGTTGTTTATGATGTCACTGACCAAGATAGCTTCAACAATGTTAAGCAGTGGCTGAATGA
Above is a genomic segment from Arachis stenosperma cultivar V10309 chromosome 1, arast.V10309.gnm1.PFL2, whole genome shotgun sequence containing:
- the LOC130941869 gene encoding putative glycerol-3-phosphate transporter 4 gives rise to the protein MSLPSEAMRGTPPGILLIRALRGKDWNLRTYRYMVLLITFMAYACYHATRKPTGIVKSVLCPDAHKHATEAQGWSPFNGPEGPSRLGEIDVAFLACYSLGMYVAGHLGDTLDLRLFLTTGMMGSGIFVALFGMGFFWDVHEFWFYLSMQMVAGLFQATGWPSVVAVIGNWFGKRKRGLIMGIWNAHTSVGNISGSLLAASVLDHGWGWSFMVPGALIVFGGIVVYLFLAAYPEDVGFATIHSVGSDVMPESLVPVDDEEAPEGKCAQRQGSMCRRSIGLAEACMIPGVIPFALCLFFAKLVAYTFLYWLPFYLTQTEIGGEYLSVKAAGNISTMFDLGGIFGGILAGYLSDKLDARAITAASFMYAAIPSMLLYRCYGSVSMTINIALMALTGLLVNGPYALITTAVSADLGTHSSLRGDSRALATVTAIIDGTGSVGAALGPLLTGFISTRGWNEVFLMLTIGAFIAGLLLTRLVIAEIAEKSGQNLYREQQNSGVQPLLQEQR
- the LOC130968646 gene encoding ras-related protein RABD2c, whose protein sequence is MNPEYDYLFKLLLIGDSGVGKSCLLLRFADDSYLDSYISTIGVDFKIRTVEQDGKTIKLQIWDTAGQERFRTITSSYYRGAHGIIVVYDVTDQDSFNNVKQWLNEIDRYASENVNKLLVGNKCDLTANKVVSYETAKAFADEIRIPFMETSAKNATNVEQAFMAMAAEIKNRMASQPMNNARPPTVQIRGQPVNQKSGCCSS